In the genome of Capricornis sumatraensis isolate serow.1 chromosome 4, serow.2, whole genome shotgun sequence, the window ACCAGAGTCAGAGTGTCGTGGTCCTCTTTGTTCTTCCCCAGAGGTGACGGCGCTGTGAGCACCGTCTCACTGGAGGTGTTGCACTGGAAATAGTCATCTGCAGCTGTCTTTGTTGGACAAGAGTTGAGTTCACCAAAGGATGGCAAACTCTCTGGCGCTTTGCCTGGCTCCAAGAGGCTGCAAGCGCTGGGCGGTTCCTTGCTGCCACTGACTATTTCTGGAATACACACCTCTTTATAGCTTGCAGACGAAACGTGAGCCCTTTGATGACCGACAGTCTGTGCAGGCCTTAAAGTACTGTCGTCAATGTAGGACTGGCTGGGGGTCTGGTCATCTTGGCTACAGCCTTCGGCCAGGTCTTCAGGCGTCCCCAGAGAAGAAGCACCCAGAGGGCCTTTAGAGTTATCCATTGATCTGGACCTCTCCTTGGCCTTGTTGGATCTCTCGTTCCTGGACCTTCGGTCCTGGGTATGGCTGTGGCTTCGGTGCACTTTTGAGTGGGAGCTTCCCCTGGAAGGCTCAGGAAAAGGCATCTCAGTCCTCCTTTTGGCCAGTTCCCCAGACACGTCCCATTCTGGGGTCATGGGGAAATGAGACTCGATCACGTTCGGGTTGCTATGCATGATGAAGTTATCCCCTTTGTGTTCGATGATGAAGCAGCCCTCCCGGGGGGCCCTGGTAAGAGGATCGCAAAAGTCATACTCCCTCTCGCCCGGGATATCCAGATGGGAACCATCGGACGGGTCTCCCTTGGACACTCGTGTCTTGCTGTGCGACCGAGACTTTCCATGGGACTTGCGGTGAGTCCGGCTCTTTTTGCTTCTTCCGCTGTGGTGGGCGGAGGACCCGGCTTTACTCCGGTGCGCCTTCTCTTCTTCAAGTTTCTTCATCAGGGCAGTGTGCCGCATGACGTTTTCCACGGTCAAGTCCGGGTTAATACGCCTGATGATCTCCATCTCCACCTCCCGAGGGATGGTGGTCGGCGTGTCCTCGTCTCGCAGGGGCCACTCTTCGGGAGGAAACTGGGCGGAGAAGTTGGCTAGCTGCTTGGTCTTGTCCTTCTTAAAGCTGAGCCGGAATAACTTGAGCCCGAATTTCTTGGACTGCTTTTCACCGTCCTTCGGTTTGGAGAGGGTTTCCGTTTTGTATGAGAAGTTGACAGTACTTTTGCTCTTTTCAGTGGCTGGCACCTGGCAGAGGGAAGGAGGGCAGTAAGGGTCTTTGCAGTCCTTGGCGGGCTTCCTCTGCAGGGTGGCCGCGTGCAGGCCATGCACGTCTTCCCTGCAGCAGTGGCAGGAGTCGCAGTGGTTCCTGGGCAATGTTCTTTCCCTGACGCAGCCTGAGGCGGAGGGCGTGATGGTCCCCGGCTGCGGAGAGGTACACTGAGACCGGTCAGGTATCCTCTCGTCCAGGTGGTACCATTTACTGTTAGTTCTTATGAGGGAAGGAGTTATGAAATAAGTCTGCGGGGTGACGATGAAGTAGCCATCAGGAGTCGGGTAGATCTTCCTCTCCCGGACCAGCGTGTTCAGAGTGTGCCGGAGAATTTCTTGGCTTGGGGTGGGAACACCTGAAACCAAAGGACACACTCATGAGAATGGAAGGAGAGCAGTGTGGTTGATCCTGGAGTGTTTTGAGTCTGCTTATGGACTGAATGGTGCCCCCCGCCAAAACTGATCCCCATGTTCAAGCCCTAATCCCCAGGGTGATGCTACTAAGAGGTGGGAGTTTTGGGGAGGTGATTAGGCTCAGATGAGTTAATGAACTTGCAGCCTCCGTGATGTGCCTTTATGAGGAAAGGAAGAGACTAGAGCTCTCTCTCCGTGATGTGAGGGTATGGCTGTTTGCCAACCAGGAAGGAcgctctcaccagacaccaaatctgcaggtgccttgatcttggatttcttggtcccagaactgtgagaaataaatgtcttttgtttcagccgcccagtccatggtattctgttatagcagtCCACGTAGACTAAGACAGAATCTTGTTAATTTTGCCCAGCTTCTAAGTCTCATCATAGAGCAACCTAGCAGGATTCAAAGGTGTTCATTAAGTTTAACATGAATCCTGGTTTTCTCTGATAACTCATGGAATTGTACTACCAACAGAACAGGAAAAGATAGAAgctggaaagagaaaaatggatgcTAGATGGAGTTAAGTGGttactgttgttataaacctTTACTAAACTGAATTGCTcaagacagaattttttttttggctgccctgcaAGGCATGAGGGATTTTAGTTCgcctaccagggactgaacccgagacCCCCagcaatggaagtgcagagtcctaaccactggacagccagagatGTCCCAAAGACAGAGTAtccttaaatgaagaaaaaacattttcagtATCTTGTAAGTTTACAGAAAAGACTTTCAATAAAAGCAACTAGGAAGTCACGGTTGAGAGAGCCATCCTGGTATTGAAAAGAAATCTAATATATATAGAGGCTACCACATTCGCTTGAAGCTGCTCCATACTCTCATTCCAAGATTGAGTTTATTTAATaaacttaattttataaattatataaaagggCAACTAGACTTGACCACTGTTTAGGATGTACTCTCCAATTTTGAAATCATCATCTTCAAATTCAAATGTGATTATAGCACTGGTGATAGTTAGGTGAGACCTTCCTCCTTCTTGTCATAAGCCAGCAAAAGGAAGGTGGCAGCAAAGTGAATTTTTCAAATTCATAGGCAGAGAGCTCTAATAAACACACCAGTGACAGCTTAGAGGCTCTTACATCCATCTGATCGCTGAGTCTCAAGCCGCTGTATTTGCAAGAATAGATGTTCCAGAAGAAAATCACAGATGCTCTTTTGTACACTGACTGTTTTCAGACTTTTTGCTGTATTTGCTAGAATAGATGTTCCAGAAGAAAATCACAGAAGCTCTTTTTGTACACTGACTGTGTGCCCATTTAAGTGCTGTCTTAACGCGCTTAAAGAGACTATTAAGAACATACATTCTTCACAGAGTATAAATTCTCCAGGCTGTAGCGCGTTTAATTTCTTTAATGTTCTCCTTTCCTCAGTGCCACAAATCAAGGGTGATCATATTTCTAAGACTGACCTGAATGATATAATTTGGAAATAGGTCAGGTGGAATCATCCTGGCAGTACGCAACGGTGTCTGACCCACAAAAATGGCAATTTCAGGGGAGACCAAACGCTCGGGCTCCTGGGTCAGACTGCACGGATCCAAATTCCAGCTTCACCACTGGTAGCTGACGTTACTGGCTGAATTAAGTGTGAGTCCCTCTGCCCCCCATATTCCTATGTAAGTCCTAATCCCCAGTAGCCTAGAATGTCACCTTATTTGGACATGGGGTCTTTACAGAGACAACCAAGTTAAACTGAGGTCATTAGAGTGAGCCCTGATGCACACTATGTCTGGTGTTCTTCTACAAAGGGGAACCGTGGACACAGAGATATCACACTGAGAAGAGGAACTGGTAGAAGGCAGAGAACTACTAGccccagggagaggctgggaCAGATTCTTCTCTCGCAGCCCTCAGAAGACACCAACCAACCCTGCCAATATGTTGATCTTGGAATTGTAGCATCCAATAGATGTCTGTACTTTGTTAAGACTGCTCTAGAGAACTACTACAGCTGGTATCTCCTTAGGCAGCTTGCTTAACGACTCTGAGCCTCGACTTAGTGTCACAAAATGTAGACAATAACagtctgtgtgtgcttagttgcttagtcatgtccagctctttgcaaccccatgcactgtagcccaccaggctcctctgtccctgggattctccaggcaagaatactagagtgggtagccactcccttctccaggggtcttcaagacccaggaatagaacccaggtctcccgtactgcagacagattctttactgtctgagccaccagggaagcaggacaGCAATAGTACCTGTCTTCAGGGGGATGATGTGAGTTTAAGTGAGTTTAATGTGTGtagaatagtgcctgacacaGGGAGTGCTCACAAATATTAGCTACCAGTAGTCTCAACTTTGGGTCAGGACCCATGGAAAGGGATTACCTTCAAAGAGCATTGTGTAACTGCCTAGAATAACCGGGTAAGCTGAGAGGTTTAGGCTCCCCCAGTCCTTCCAAAActataaaagtaaaatacaaaaaCACTAGAAATGGCCTGCAGTTCTCAAGGGGAGAGAGTCCATGTACGATGGAATCTACATATTCAGAGACGTAACAGATgcaagttccatctctgggtcaggaagaccccctggagaagggaatggctacccattccagtattcttgcctggaatcccatggacagaggagcctggtgggctacagttcatggggtggcaaagagttggagatgactgaagcaacttagtacacaccCATGCTTCAGAAGTCACCGTTCGTGACCAAGGCAGAAAAGGTTTAACAGTACTTCTGAATGATGTATCGTTTaacataattatttaatttttgagcAGCatggtttcctttttgtttaagGCTCTACTCTTGAGAAATGTATGTTGTTTTTTATGCAAATGTATGTTGGTTATTAAGGCTGATATaatatcaaaaaatttttaaaacattgtatggtagttcatggtaaatagatggggaaacagtgaaacagtgtcagactttttttgagggggctccaaattcactgcagatggtgattgcagccatgaaattaaaagacgcttactccttggaaggaaagttatgaccaaccttgatagcatattaaaaaacagagacattactttgccaacaaaggtccatttagtcaaggctatggtttttccagtggtcatgtatggatgtgagagttggactgtgaagaaagctcagcaccaaagaattgatgcttttgaactgtggtgttggagaagactcttgagagtccctggcactgcaaggagatccaaccagtccatcctaaaggagatcagtcctgggtgttcattggaaggactgatgctaaagctgaaacttcaatactttggccacctcatgcgaagagctgactcactggaaaagactttgatgctgggagggattggaggcaggaggagaaggggatgacacagcatgagatgtctggatagcatcaccaactcgatgaacatgagtttgggtaaacttcaggagttggagatggacagggaggcctggtgtgctgcgattcatggggtcgcaaagagtcggacacgactgagcgactgaactgaactgaactgatgatagttTCTGTTCAAAACAAGAATGAGTTTCAACTGAATTGGGTTGTAACCCAAGCCATATATTTGCAATTTGTGAGAGCCAAAATACAACAGAAGATGAACAACTTAGCTTCTCTGCCCTGTGAGTAGCCCTACAAACTATTCTAGTTCGGCTGAACAACTTCAGGGGGCAGCAGCTACACAGAATACAACTTTCAGGATAAGACATTATTCACATTAGAGTCTCACAAACGACAACCACTAGAGCTGTGAACCACAGCACTCAGATGACAAACTCATATTTGAAACTGACTCTGTCCTACATGGTAGTGTACTTTTGATTAACATTGTTAACGGAAGTTTTTCAAAAACGGTAAGCCTTATTTAGAAGAATTCAAGATTGACAAGTTACTACGCTATTACAATAAAGGAAAGCTGAAGGGTCATTCATAAAAACAGCTATTATAACAAAAATAGCTATAGCTATTATAGCTATAAGACAAAAATTTCATTGTATTATAGAATCTGCTGATTGGAGGTCTTCAAAGTGCTGATCTTAGAAAACTCAGGAAACTACACGAAATCATGACTACAATGTAATCATGTCTACTCATCAGGAAGAACACGCTTTCTGGTTGTTCACAAATGAAGGAATAAGAGTTTCCAGAGAGAATTTACAGTAAAGTTTTGATGTGGATTTTCAAGTATACCAatcaaataatgtttatttttttttcttttttttttttgacttttttaaaaaattatttatttatttatttattttttaaattttaaaatctttaattattggaaaagaccaaGTAGAAACATTCCTTGTCCAGTCTGTTTTCCATACCCTTAACTGGGAGTTTTCAAAGCTTTAGCTGAAAGTCACTGATatctatgatttttattttactattaagCCTCAGTATAATGACAGATATTTCCAATTGTCTGTGAAGTTCAGGGTTCCACTAGAAATCTGCAGGGCTCACTTGTAAAGGGATGGCTGTGATGGAGACTGTCAAGGTTTGCATATTCCATCACGTCCAGATTCCAGTCCCGAAGTTCATCATGAGTTCAGATTCTGTTGGTGTAAGGAGCAAAGGTAAGCTCTATATTAATATAGGGCTGGAATCTGACCTTTCTCCTTGCCCATATCTTTCCATCTCCCAAAGCAAAAATAGCTATTTAAATATACTGCATGCCGATGGGAGGTTATTTAGACATATATTGCTTTAATCTTGCAAATCTGACAAACTGCTGACACACGTGCTCATGTTCTGTATGGTAAGAACTTTAGACTGAAAACTTAATGGGTTTCCTCGGATGAT includes:
- the STOX2 gene encoding storkhead-box protein 2 → MKKTRSTTLRRAWPSSDFSDRASDRMRSRSEKDYRLHKRFPAAFAPQASRGYMTSGDVSPISMSPISQSQFIPLGEILCLAISAMNSARKPVTQEALMEHLTTCFPGVPTPSQEILRHTLNTLVRERKIYPTPDGYFIVTPQTYFITPSLIRTNSKWYHLDERIPDRSQCTSPQPGTITPSASGCVRERTLPRNHCDSCHCCREDVHGLHAATLQRKPAKDCKDPYCPPSLCQVPATEKSKSTVNFSYKTETLSKPKDGEKQSKKFGLKLFRLSFKKDKTKQLANFSAQFPPEEWPLRDEDTPTTIPREVEMEIIRRINPDLTVENVMRHTALMKKLEEEKAHRSKAGSSAHHSGRSKKSRTHRKSHGKSRSHSKTRVSKGDPSDGSHLDIPGEREYDFCDPLTRAPREGCFIIEHKGDNFIMHSNPNVIESHFPMTPEWDVSGELAKRRTEMPFPEPSRGSSHSKVHRSHSHTQDRRSRNERSNKAKERSRSMDNSKGPLGASSLGTPEDLAEGCSQDDQTPSQSYIDDSTLRPAQTVGHQRAHVSSASYKEVCIPEIVSGSKEPPSACSLLEPGKAPESLPSFGELNSCPTKTAADDYFQCNTSSETVLTAPSPLGKNKEDHDTLTLVEGVKKLPLSDRQAPHSSREPAGHKEESPKGPGGGPITPGAVVEGLANGRLTQHHGAEPSTLDKRKEIFSKDTLFKPLHSTLSVNSYHKSTLSLLKSHPKSPADTLPGRGEKPEPSLGTSAAPALPASQRQQESVGNQEASFDYYNVSDDDESEEGANKNAEEEKNRDDVGTMQWLLEREKERDLQRKFEKNLTLLAPKEADSSSNQRATHSARLDSMDSSSITVDSGFNSPRTRESLASNTSSIVESNRRQNPTWSPAHGGAGPAFSFRASTDPPTNEAEKLQKPSNCLQASVTSV